Within the Coraliomargarita parva genome, the region GTTTGGCGACGCGTGCGGCCTGCAGGTTGAGGGTCTTTGCTTTTTCCGCATCCGAATAGCTTTCGGGGTCTTCAAGTTGGCCCGAAATCCGGGTTTGCTCTTCCTCCAGGGCCAGAATTTCGGTTTCCAGTTCATTGACCCGTTTTTCCAGAATACGCCGTTCCTTGGCGCTTTCCTTCCGCGCCTCGGCATCCCTCCGCCGCCGTTCCTTGGCGCTGAGTGCCTGATGGGCGGTGCCTTCGGCGGCAGGGCTGCCGTCCGGCCGTGCGTTTTTCAAACCGGCGACCAACCCGCTTTGCTCGGATTCGGCGCCTGATTTTCGCAGATAATAATCGTAATTGCCCGCATAGGCGGTCACGCAGCCGGCTTGGATTTGAATCGTCTGCTCGGACAGCGCCCGGATGAAGTGTACATCGTGGCTGACAAAGACCAGGGTGCCGCTGTAGTCCCTGAGTGCGGCGACAAGGGCGTCGATACTCGACATGTCCAAGTGGGTTGTCGGCTCGTCGAGCAGGAGCAGGTTGGGCGGGGCAAGGAGCAGCTTGACCAGTGCCAGCCGGCTTTTTTCGCCTCCACTGAGGACCTTGACCTTCTTGAAGACATCATCTCCGCGGAAGAGGAAGGCGCCGAGGATATTACGGACATCCTGGTCGCTGCAGCCCGGTGCGGTTTGCTGGAGCGCTTCGTCGAGGACGGTGCGTTCCAGATCCAGCACCTCGACCCGCTGCTGTGAGAAATACCCGACGCTTACGTTATGGCCGAGTTCGCGTGTGCCTGCGTTGATCGGGACCTGGTTGGCGAGGATCTTCAGTAGGGTGGATTTGCCCGCGCCATTGGGACCGACGAGGACGACGCGTTCTCCCTTTTCAACCTGCAGGTTGAGGCCTTCATAGACGAGATGGTCCCCGTAGGATTGTTTGACTTGCTCGAGGGTGGCCACGCGCTGGCCGCTACGTTCCGGTTGGGGAAACTTGAAATGGATGACCGGCGCCTCGGATTCCGGTGGTGCAATCCGTTCCATTTTCTCAAGTTGCTTCATTCTGGCCTGTGCTTGGGCGGCTTTGGAGGCCTTGGCCCGGAAACGGCGGATAAAATCCTCCAGTTGTGCAATCTCGCGCTGTTGGTTCTCGTAGGCTGCTTTGTGCTGGATCTCGCGTTCAGCCTTTTGACGGAGGTAGTCGTCAAAGTTTCCGGTGTAGCGGTGCAGGCGCTGATGCCGGATTTCCGAGATATCGTTGCAGACGGCGTTGAGGAACTCGCGGTCGTGGGAAATGGTGAGGATGGCGCCGGAGTAGGCCTTCAGCTGGCTTTGAAACCAGCCCAGTGTCTCGAGGTCCAAATGGTTGGTGGGCTCGTCGAGCATGAGGAGTTCCGGTTCCATCACGAGCAGGCGTGCGAGGTGGGCCCGCATGATCCAACCGCCGCTGAGCGTGCGTGCCGGCATCTCGAAGTCCTCGTGCCGGAAAGCCAGTCCGGCGAGGATACGCTTGGCTTTGGCTTCGAGCACATAGCCTTCAAGTTCGACAAAGCGTTCTTGAGCGGAGAGGCGTTCGGGAGCCTCGGCGGCGGGGTGCTGGCGAAAAGTTGCGTACACCTGTTCCAGTTCCGGAGTCACTGCAGCCGCCAGTTCCAGCACGGTTTCCTCTCCGGCGGGAGCGCTTTCCTGGGGCAGGTAGCCGATGCGCACCCCGCGTTCAAATTCGACCAGTCCGCTGTCGGATTCGGCTTGCCCCAGCAGGATGGAGAACAAGGTGGTCTTGCCTGCGCCATTGGGGCCGACCAGCCCGACCCGCTCACCCTTGTTGAGTCGGAAGGAGAGGTCGGAGAACAGCACTTTCGGGCCGAAGGCTTTGCTGAGTTTCGAGACGGTGAGCATACAAGGGATGAAGCGATGTCTGGGTGCGGGGCGTCTGGCAAAGAAAAATTCAAGGGAGAGCGGCTTTGCTGCAGGCAAGTCTTGATTGTCGGGGCTCAGTGTGTTCGCTTGCTGGGCATGACCCGCTCTGTTGCCCGGAACCATCCGCTTGCCATCCTCTACCAACCCCGCCGTACGGTGCAGGGACTGCTGGAGCGGAAAGCAGGGCATGGCTTGGCGGTTTCCATCGCGGTGCTCTTTGGCGTGGTGCAAAGCCTGCGTGCGGTGCTGTTTTCAGGAGGTGGTAATCCGGTACTCTTGCTGGTGGCGGGCGCGGTTGTCGGTTTGGCCGGGCTGTATTTTTTCGCCTGGCTGCTGCGCAATTTTGCCCGCTGGTTCGGCGGCCATGCCGAGCAGTGGGAAGTACGTCTTGCTCTGGGGCTCGGCTTGTTACCCTGGACCCTGCTTTTCGGTTTGCTGCCTCTGCTTCTTGTCCGCGTGGGGGATGCCGCGGCGGCGCAAACCTATTATCCCCTGTTTATGGTGGGTCTGGTCTACGGCTACGTGATCCTGTTACTCGGTTTGTCCTCGGCCTTGCGCCTGACGGTCCTGAAAACATTCTTTTGCCTCGTGGTCGCCACGCTGGTCAGTATTTTTCCGCTCACGCTGGTGGCCCAACTGATTTTCGGTCCCGCTACCTGATCCTCCCGCGATGCTGCAATACATCAAGATCAAGAACCTCGCTCTTCTGGATGAAGTCACGCTCGAACTGGCACCCGGATTTACCGCGGTCACCGGTGAGACGGGGGCGGGCAAGAGTGTCCTGCTCGGTGCGCTGAGCCTGCTTTCCGGGGCACGCACCGATAAGACCATGATCCGGCAGGGGCAGGAACTGTTGGAAGTCGAGGCGGCCCTGTGGTTTCCGGACAGTGACGTGATCGACCGTGAGCTTGAGGCGCTGGGGCTGCCGGCCTGTGAGGACGGCGTGCTTTTGCTGCAACGCTCGGTCGCACGCAGCAAGATGCCCCGCATCCAGATTAACGGGAGCATGGCGACACTGGCCCAACTTCAGGGGCTGGGGGAGTCCTGGATCGATTTTCATGGTCCGGGGGAGCCGCAGAAACTGTTTCAGGAGCGGCGTCAGTTGGAGATGCTCGACATTTACGCGGGCAATGCCGCGGAACTGGAGGCTTACCGTCAGCAATATCATGTCTGGCGGGCGCTGCTTGATGAAATTACCGGGATCGAGCAGGGCGAGCGTCTGGATGCGGACGAGGTCGATTTCATTCGCAAGCAGATCGCCAAGATCGATGCGGTGGAGGTCAGCGAGGAATCGATCGAGGAACTGGAGCGGGACTACAGCCGAATGGCGAGTGCGCAGGAACTGGTGGGGATCGCTTCCGCCTGTGCCGAAGGCATCGGTGGGGATGAGGGCTTGGATTTGCAGATCAGCCATCTGGTCGCCCGGATGGAAACCCTGGCTGAGCTGGATGCCGCCTCGGAGCCCCTGCTGGAGCGTGCCCGCAGTTTGCAGATCGAACTGCAGGACCTGGGGGATGAATTGGGCCGCTTGGCCGGCGACTATGATTTTGATGCCGAAGCGATCGAAGCTGCGACCGAACGGATGAACCTCTGGCAGGAACTGCGCCGCAAATACGGTGGCAGTGTGAGTTCGGTTCTCGCCCGCCGCGAGGAATTGGCCCGTAAAATCGAGATACAGGGCGATTTGGAAGGCGAGCTGGAAAAGCGCCATGTGCAGGCCGCCAAGCTGGAAAAGGCCTTGCGCAAGCAGGCGTCGGTGCTCCGGAAGGCGCGCGAGAAGGCTTCCGGCCAGCTGGGGGACAAGGCGGGCGCTTTGCTCCAGGCGCTTGGTTTCAAGAAGGCACGGCTGCAGATCGCGTTGACCGAAGAGAAAGAGCTCTCCGAGAGCGGCGACAGTCGTTGCTGTTTCCTCTTTGCCGCCAATGCCGGGCAGGAACTCTTACCCCTGAACAAGATCGCTTCCAGCGGAGAGACCGCGCGCGTCATGCTTGCCCTGAAGACCGTCTTGGCTGAAGCCGATGCGACGCCTTTGTTGGTCTTTGATGAGGTGGACGCGAACGTGGGGGGCGAAGTCGGCCGGGCTGTCGGCGCCGAATTGTCCCGGCTGGCGGACGAACATCAGGTTTTGTGTGTGACCCACTTGCCGCAAGTGGCGTCGCTGGCCCGCAACCATTTTGTGGTCACGAAATCCCAAGACGAGGACAGCACTTCGGTCAGCATTGCACCCATCCACGGTAGCCGCGAGGCCCGGCTTGAAGAACTGGCCCGTATGCTGGGCGACCGGAATTCCGCCTCGGCTTTGGCACACGCCCGAGAACTGCTGGCCTGACGGTCAAGGTTGATCGGAATCGTTAGGATGAAGAGGGTCTGCCTACCCAATGCTTAGCGAGGAAAACATGCTTTGGCCCCTCCACTCTTCGACAACGCTCAGGACAGGCCGCTTTGCAGGAATGGCACTACCTTAAGGGGGATTTGAGAGGAGATAGGTCGTTTGCAGTCGCTTGCATGACTTGAGGTCGGGAGGGCTCCCCAGTCGCCGTGCTACTTCGTGATGCGAAGTCTCGACAAGATCGTCGCGCCGCGGAAACAGGTCGTGTTAATCTGGGCTCGGTCTGTCGAATCGCGGCGATTGGGGACAATCGCCCTCCCTTAAGGTTGTGCCTTTCGTCGCTTTGCAGTCCCCCTCTGCCATATGCGCAAGAATTATGAGAAGAGGTATTAGTGGGGCGCGACATGTTGTATCCTCACACGCTCTTGCGCGGTTATTGGGGGATGCGCACAAAAAAGCCGGCCATGGACGGCCGGCTTCTGAAAGGGAATGGTGCAGCGATCCTACTCGGAATCCGCGCTTGTTTCGGGCTCCGGCAGACCGTTGGTGATCAATTCGTTCATCAAGGAGCTGGAACTGATCATCGCGTTGTAGCGCTTGAGGAAGTTTTGGGTGGTGTCATCTTCCTCGACGGCGCCCATTTCCGGAACTTCCTTGGCGATGACATAGACGAAGCTGCCCTGGCCGCCGCTGGTGATCATGGCAGACAACTCCCCGCCGGCCATGCCGCGTGAGGCCTGGATCAAGGAGGGGCTCAGTTCGCGGGGGGCATCGCTGCCCTTGAAGGTTTCGTAGCTTTGTGCTTCCAGTCCGAGAGACTTGGCGGTTTCCACAAAGTCCGCGCCCTCGGTCAGCTTGGCCTCGAGTTCGGCTTTCAGGCTTACGCCTTTCTCGTTGAAGAGTTCACGCTTCATCTCGACCAGATAGTCACGTTGTACCTCCGTGGCCACGGCTTCGTAGGCGGGAATTTCCGGATCGATGCGTCCTTCATAGATGAGAACCCCGTATCCGCCGTCGTCGAGCGCGTAGGCGTCCGAGTAGTAGCGGTCGTTATTCAGGTCAAAGGCGGATTCCAGCATAGCGCTCGAGATGCGACGCTGCCGGATGCCGCTTTCCGTGTAAGGCTGGATCGGTTTCAGGCTGAGCCCGCTGTCGTTCAAGAGCTTGTTGAATGCGGCTGAGTTGCGCTGGATGCCTTGATCGAAGAGGGTGTAGGCGAAGCTGTCGGCTGCGTGGTTCGCTTGCCGGCCCGCACGTTCCAGGATCCAGTCGGACAAGACGGAGGCCTTCACGTCTTCGAAACCGACCTCTGCTTCGTCTGCTTCCGCATCCTTGGCCTCGGCGGCCAGTTGTTCGGTCGGAGCGGCCTTTTGGGCGGCCTTGTACGCATCCACCAAGCGAGCTCTGTTTTCCATGAAGTGTTCGCGCAGCTGGCTTTCGGTTGGTGCCTCGACCTCGTCCATGTAATCGCTGGTGGGGAAGACGACATAGCTGGCCTGGATGCGTTCCGGAATTTGATAGCGAAGCTTGTTTTCCTCGTAGAAGCTTTTCAGGTCTTCCTCGGCCGGCTCGATTTCGGGCTTGAACTCGGCATAGCTGAGCGAGGCGGATGCGAGGGTGTAGCTGGTGTTTTCGCGTTGTGCCTGTGCCATGGTTTCCGAAGGCAACATGTAGCCGGGGCCCGCCAGGGTCTCTCCGAGCATTTCGAGACGATAGTCTTCTTCGAGCACGGCGACGATCAGGTTGCTTTGCACCCGCGGGTTCGACTCCATGCTATCCACGAAGCTGGTGTAGGCATCGGCGCTGAAGGTGCCGTCCGGGCCGGCAAAGGCGCGGCGTGTCTTGATGAATTCGGTCAGTTCCGCCTGGCTCGGTGCCGGTATCCCGATTTCATCTGCCAGATGCAGCAGGGCAATGCGGCTCATGAGCTCGTTCTGGAACTGCTGTTCGTTTTGTACGGGACGCCCGGTGCGCAGCAATTGGCTCATGGAGGCCTTTTGGCTGAGCAGCTGCATGTCACGTTGGGAGTTCAAGTCGTACTCATAGAACTTCTGCTCGCGGTAGGCGCTGCGGTTGGTGGTGCAGCCGGGGGTGTTGCCGATCGTGAAAACAAAGGCGACAATGACGATACCGAGGAGGCAGAGAAATATCCAGCGACCGTGGCGTATGAGGTGTTTTTGAATCCAGGAGATCATGTGTAATTATAAAAGCAAAGCGCGTGAGGCTAGGCCCGGTGCTGCACCTGTCAACCTATTGGTTGTGCCAGCACCGGCGGCTTGTGCCACTATTTCACCAAGTCGCTGATCTTGGTTTCGGCGGCACCGCAGTCTTTCAGGCTGACGATGTCCTCCAGATAACTCCGGATGGCCGGGGAGGTTTCGGCCACCAGGTCGACCCCCTCGTTATTGCCGTAGGACTCGAAGTCGTTTTTGAAGCGGCCGAGTGTGATCGAATCGACCGGCTTGCCGGCTTGGTAGGCGCGGTCCCGTTCCTCTTCCGCGGTGTTCCCCTCGACCGGATAGAGGTAGCCCAAGCTACAAAGACGTGTGACACAGGTATTCAGGATATGGCTGGGGACCCGGAGCTTCTGATGCAGTTCGCTGGAGCGTATGGGCGGCAGGCCGTGTTGGAAGCGTTGGGCCACGCAGAGTAGGACGCCCAGTGATACCACTTCCTTGCTGCGCTCGCTGATGCGCTGCCAGGCATTTTCGTTTGTCAGGAAATCCGCATTTTGTACGGCATAGGTGACTTGGCCTCCGAGCAGGATGAGCAACCAGAAGGTAAACAGTCCGAGCATGAGCACGATGATGATCCCGACCGAACCGTAGAGGCTTCGGGTGTCGACCACACGTTGCACGTAAAGAAAGGAGAGCAAGTTGTAGAGGTGGAGCAGGACCACCACCAGAGTCGCTCCGATGAAGGCCGGTTTCCACTGGACCGGGGTATTGGGGATGAAGCGGAAGAAGACTGCCAGCAGGGTGGTCAGTATGATAAAGGCGATGATGGGCGAACAGATCTGGATGAGCGAAGTGAAGAGTGTGCCGAGGGGCAGTTTGCCCATGAAGGCTTCGACTTTGGGCAGGACGTTCAGGGTCAATGCGGCGGCACCGAGGACCGCGCCCAGACTCATGAAGGTCCAGTAGGTCACCACTCGCTCGCCCAGCTTGCGTCCTCGCTCCGCGCCCCAGAGGGTGTTAAAGGATTTCTCGATTGAAGTGAGTACTTGGATCCCGATCACGCAGAGCATGAGGGTGCCGAGCACCCCGACGGTTCCGGATTGCGCCTTGGCGATGAAGCCGTTGATCAGTTGCTTCATCTCCTCTCCCAGTTCGGAGCCCGCGGTGGGGCTGTCGCTGCTTTCCGTGGCCAGCTCCAGTTGGGGGGCGGCAAAGGCGATGGCATTGGTCAAGGCTTCGATCGCCAGGTTTTCCCGTGCCATGCCGCTTGCATCCTTCGGGCTTTGGTCGATGATGAAGCCCGAGATCATGATGCCCAAGGCAATGAGCGGCCCGATCCCGATCAGGGAATAGAAAGTGAGTGCCGCTGCTTGTACAGGAATGTTGTTACGTCGTAATCCTTGCCAGGTCAGGGTGAGTACCCGCAGCAACATGTAGAGCCGGGCCCGGGCAGTCTTGCGCCCCAGGTGTTCCAGTTCCCAAATGTCGCGGGATAGCAGTCGTTCGGTCTGCTGTACGTAGTGGCTGACTTTTGAATTCATGTTCTTGGAAGCCTGGATCCTGTCGCCGGTCCGGGCCTCCCGCAAGTCCGGACTATTTGGTGATCAGCTCGAAGGCGACCACTTCGAAGAAGTCTTTGAATCGGTCCTGCAAGGCCAGATAGGCGAGGAAGCCATTGCCTCCCAGTCCGAGAATCAGCGCGATGAGCATGCTGGGTAGCCCACGGGAGATGGTTGCGAGGAAAATACCGGCACCGGCACCGCCGGAGGCGATCATGAGCAGGGGGTCGCCCAGTGCCCAGCCGACATAGACACCGAATCCGAGGGTGAGCATGGCACGCCCCCGCAGGAGGGGATAGACCTCGGTGACCGCCAGGAACAGGAAGATGGCCATCAGGAAGTCGAAGAAGCCCAACATCAGGAAGGGATAATTGACCACCGTGGCGTAGGCTTCCTCCTCGATGGCCTGGCTCACCATCGCGAAATGCGGCATGATTAGGGACACCGCGGAAAAGAGGACCATCAGGCCCAGGCCCGAGCTGGAGAGGGCCGCGGCACGCTGGTAGCTCTTCTCCTTCTTCTTGAGATGCCGCTTTTGCTCGGTGTTGCCGTCGGCGGCTTCCAGCAGGTCTTCCACTTCGACCGTGTTTTCACCGTCACGCTCGGAGGTGTTTTGCGAGGCTTCCCGTTCCTTCAGGGAAAGCTTCAGTTTTTCACGAACGGGGAAGATTTCAAGGCGTAGCGCTTCGTTCAGGGCGATGGGAATCCACTCCTCTTTGTCCTCGTCGTAGTAAAGTGTGTTTTCCGAAAGCTGTCCGGCTTCAGCAAGCGTGCGAAGCTTGGTCACATCAAAGGGGCCTCGTGATTCGTTATCTTCCGGTGTGCGAATATAATAGTCGGACATATTTCGTCTCGCTTATGAGGTTAGTGGAAAGTCCTTTATTGCTGCCAGTTTAGAGCGATTCCAGCAAGCGAAAAGCTACAGCCGATCTAGAGCTTCGGAATGACCTCCGATATGCTGGTCAGGTACAGGATAACGAGCGTGAAACTATTGAAGCATGCATGGAAGATGATCGATGTCTTCAGGTTGCCACCGGCCTCATAGGCCCTAGATAAAAGGAATCCCACGATGACGAGGGGGAAAAACGAGAGCAGGTTGAGGTGTAGGCAGGAGAAGATGACCGCGCTGATGACCTGGGCCGGAATGAGGGTCGTCTGGCTTTTGAAAAAACGGTAAATGCACCCGCGGAAGACGGTTTCCTCGACAACCGGGGCCACGATGACGGCGCAGAACACGAGTAGAAGGATGGCGAAGGGGTTGCCGCCGGACGCCAGCAGGGTGACCAATGCCTGGGGTTCCGGTTCCTTGATCCAGCCCGCTTGCTGGAAGATTTCCAGCAGGTAGCTCCATGGCATCGAGCACAACCAGATAATGGGTAAGCCCCGGATGAAGGCCGGTACCGCGATGCAGGCTGCCTGCCAGAGGCTAATCTCATTCTTGTTCAACCGGTCGGCAAACTGGCCGGGGGCAAAGCGCCGCAGCAGGATGTAGACGGCGAACATCGGTGCTTGGAGCAAGAGCACGGCGAGAACGCCCAGCCAGGGGGTCAGTTCGCCGTCCGCAGCCTTGATCTGTTCCCTGAACACGATACTGCCGGCGACTTGCGTGAATGTAATGCCGAAGATGAGCGCACAGATGAAGATCAGGAAATTCACCCAGCCAATGGACCATGCGTGGATCCCCGGATCCGGAATGATCTGATGCTTCGGCTTCATTATCCGCATCATCCAGAGCACCGCACTGCCACCCAGGGTGGCAAGAATCAGGACGGTCGCTAGGATCAGCGGCAAGTCTGGCATCTGTGTGGCTTCCATTTCGGCTACGCCACTATGCTGGCACCGTCATAGACTTCTTTGCCGCCGACGATGGTTGACTTGACCTTGCCTTTGAGTTGACGGCCGTTCCATGGGCAATTGCGGGATTTGCTGAAGAAAGCGTCCGGATTGACGGTCCACGCTTCGTCCGGGTCAAAGATGCAGATGTCGGCGTTGGCGCCGGTGCTGAGGGTGCCGGCCTCGAGTTTGCAGATTTCGGCACCCTTGTGGGTCATCAGGGCGATCACCTCGCTGAGGGAGAGCCGGCCGCTGTGGTAGAGTGTGCCCAGACTGCTGGCGAGCGAGTTTTCCAAGCCGATGATCCCGAAGGGCGCATAGTCGAACTCGCAGTCCTTTTCGGTGGGCGAGTGGGGCGCGTGGTCGGTGGCAATGCAGCACAGCGTGCCGTCGCAGAGTCCTTGGATCAGGGCTTCGCGGTCCTCATCGGTACGCAGCGGCGGGTTCATCTTAAAGCCCGTGTCGTAGTCTTCCAGGCAGGCATCGGTGAATTCGATATGGTGCGGGCTGGCTTCGCCGCTGACCGGGATCCCGTGGCGGATCGCTCGGCGCAGAATGCCGACGGAGCGGGCCGAGCTCACGTGCTGCATATGGATATGGGCACCGGTGAGCTCCGCCAGGATGACGTTGCGGGCGACGATGATGTCTTCCGCTTCACGGGGCCAGCCGCGCAGGCCGAGCTTGAGCGACCAGTCGCCCTCGTTCATGACCGCACCGGCGGTCAGGCTGGCATCCTGGCAGTGATCCATGACCGGCAGGTCGAACATCTTGGCGTATTCCACCGCACGGCGCATGATTTCATTGCGCTGCACGCACTTGCCGTCGTCGGTCACGGCGACAACACCGGCACTCTTGAGTTGTCCGGTCGGGGCCAGTTTCTCGCCCTCCATGCCGAGGGTCAGGCAGCCGGTCGGGTAGATGCGGATGACGGACTGCTGCTTCGCCTTGTCGACGATGCGGAGGATCGTTCCTGCATTGTCACAGACCGGGCTGGTGTTCGGCATGCAGACCACGGTGGTGAACCCGCCGGCTGCGGCGGCCCGGGAACCGGTCTTGATGTCTTCCTTGTGCGTTTGGCCGGGATCGCGGAAGTGGACGTGAATGTCAACGAGTCCGGGGGCTACCACGAGTCCGGAGGCATCCACCTTGCGCGCTTCCGCTTTTTGCGTGTCGCTCAGCTTGTCCACGATCTTGCCATTCACGGCAAATACGTCGCCGATGCCATCCCGCCCGTTTGCCGGGTCGATTACACGCCCGCCACTGATCCAAAGTATGTCACTCATTTTGAAAGTTAGTTGGTTTCCGGGAGTTCGATCGGCAGCTTGCGGAAGGCGCAATTGCAGAGGTGAAGGGCCGCCATGCGCACCACGATCCCGTTGGTGACTTGCTGCAGGATGACAGAGCGGTCCGAGTCGGCCACTTCCGAGTCGATTTCCACGCCGCGGTTGATCGGGCCGGGGTGCATGATAATGGCTTCCGGTTTCAGCCATTGCACACGTTCCTTATTCAGGCCGAAGCTGGCGGTATATTCGCCGATCGATGGGAAATGGGTGGAGGTCTGTCGCTCGTGCTGGATGCGCAGGAGCATGACCGCATCGGCGTCTTCCAGGGCCTCCTGGAGATTGTGGCAGACCTTGGCACCCATCGCGCTGAAGCCAGTGGGGACCAGTGTGCTGGGGCCGGCGATGGTCACTTCGGCGCCTAGCTTCTGCAGGCAGATGATGTTCGACCGTGCCACCCGGCTGAAGAGAATGTCCCCCAGGATTGTGATCTTTTTCCCGTCCAGCGTGCCGAGCTTTTCAAGCAGGGTGAAAGAGTCCAGCAATGCCTGGGTCGGGTGAGAGTGGGAGCCGTCGCCGGCATTGACCACCGGGATGTCGACCACCTTGCTGAGATAGTTCGGGGCTCCGGAGGCCGAATGACGCATGATGATGATGTCGGCCTTCAAGGCCTCCATATTCCGGGCCGTATCCCGCAAGGTTTCGCCTTTGGTCAGGCTGCTGGCATCGCCGGTCACCGTGATGGTGTCGGCACTCAGCCGGCTGGCGGCCACCTCGAAGGCCAGACGGGTGCGGGTGCTGGGCTCGAGGAACAGGTTCACCACGGTGCGGCCGTTCAGGTAGGGCTGCTTCTTGTCGTCCGCTTCCATTGCCTGTTTGAAGGCGCGTGCGGCGGTGAATATCGTTTCAATCTCGCCCCGGGAGAGGGGCTCGATGCCGATCAGGTCTTTACGGTTCCAGCTTAGGCTCATGATGTCTCGTGTCGTCATGCGCCGCGACTTTCAACCGGCGCCGGAATCGGAAATGTGGAGCCCTGACCACAAAGCGCAACGAGAAATTCGAGCCGAACGCGCATCCGTGTGCGAGCGCAGTCAATTAAA harbors:
- a CDS encoding ABC-F family ATP-binding cassette domain-containing protein, with protein sequence MLTVSKLSKAFGPKVLFSDLSFRLNKGERVGLVGPNGAGKTTLFSILLGQAESDSGLVEFERGVRIGYLPQESAPAGEETVLELAAAVTPELEQVYATFRQHPAAEAPERLSAQERFVELEGYVLEAKAKRILAGLAFRHEDFEMPARTLSGGWIMRAHLARLLVMEPELLMLDEPTNHLDLETLGWFQSQLKAYSGAILTISHDREFLNAVCNDISEIRHQRLHRYTGNFDDYLRQKAEREIQHKAAYENQQREIAQLEDFIRRFRAKASKAAQAQARMKQLEKMERIAPPESEAPVIHFKFPQPERSGQRVATLEQVKQSYGDHLVYEGLNLQVEKGERVVLVGPNGAGKSTLLKILANQVPINAGTRELGHNVSVGYFSQQRVEVLDLERTVLDEALQQTAPGCSDQDVRNILGAFLFRGDDVFKKVKVLSGGEKSRLALVKLLLAPPNLLLLDEPTTHLDMSSIDALVAALRDYSGTLVFVSHDVHFIRALSEQTIQIQAGCVTAYAGNYDYYLRKSGAESEQSGLVAGLKNARPDGSPAAEGTAHQALSAKERRRRDAEARKESAKERRILEKRVNELETEILALEEEQTRISGQLEDPESYSDAEKAKTLNLQAARVAKRLEEKNYEWELAAEALSEFNTES
- a CDS encoding YIP1 family protein, with product MTRSVARNHPLAILYQPRRTVQGLLERKAGHGLAVSIAVLFGVVQSLRAVLFSGGGNPVLLLVAGAVVGLAGLYFFAWLLRNFARWFGGHAEQWEVRLALGLGLLPWTLLFGLLPLLLVRVGDAAAAQTYYPLFMVGLVYGYVILLLGLSSALRLTVLKTFFCLVVATLVSIFPLTLVAQLIFGPAT
- a CDS encoding DNA repair protein RecN; translated protein: MLQYIKIKNLALLDEVTLELAPGFTAVTGETGAGKSVLLGALSLLSGARTDKTMIRQGQELLEVEAALWFPDSDVIDRELEALGLPACEDGVLLLQRSVARSKMPRIQINGSMATLAQLQGLGESWIDFHGPGEPQKLFQERRQLEMLDIYAGNAAELEAYRQQYHVWRALLDEITGIEQGERLDADEVDFIRKQIAKIDAVEVSEESIEELERDYSRMASAQELVGIASACAEGIGGDEGLDLQISHLVARMETLAELDAASEPLLERARSLQIELQDLGDELGRLAGDYDFDAEAIEAATERMNLWQELRRKYGGSVSSVLARREELARKIEIQGDLEGELEKRHVQAAKLEKALRKQASVLRKAREKASGQLGDKAGALLQALGFKKARLQIALTEEKELSESGDSRCCFLFAANAGQELLPLNKIASSGETARVMLALKTVLAEADATPLLVFDEVDANVGGEVGRAVGAELSRLADEHQVLCVTHLPQVASLARNHFVVTKSQDEDSTSVSIAPIHGSREARLEELARMLGDRNSASALAHARELLA
- a CDS encoding SurA N-terminal domain-containing protein; this translates as MISWIQKHLIRHGRWIFLCLLGIVIVAFVFTIGNTPGCTTNRSAYREQKFYEYDLNSQRDMQLLSQKASMSQLLRTGRPVQNEQQFQNELMSRIALLHLADEIGIPAPSQAELTEFIKTRRAFAGPDGTFSADAYTSFVDSMESNPRVQSNLIVAVLEEDYRLEMLGETLAGPGYMLPSETMAQAQRENTSYTLASASLSYAEFKPEIEPAEEDLKSFYEENKLRYQIPERIQASYVVFPTSDYMDEVEAPTESQLREHFMENRARLVDAYKAAQKAAPTEQLAAEAKDAEADEAEVGFEDVKASVLSDWILERAGRQANHAADSFAYTLFDQGIQRNSAAFNKLLNDSGLSLKPIQPYTESGIRQRRISSAMLESAFDLNNDRYYSDAYALDDGGYGVLIYEGRIDPEIPAYEAVATEVQRDYLVEMKRELFNEKGVSLKAELEAKLTEGADFVETAKSLGLEAQSYETFKGSDAPRELSPSLIQASRGMAGGELSAMITSGGQGSFVYVIAKEVPEMGAVEEDDTTQNFLKRYNAMISSSSLMNELITNGLPEPETSADSE
- a CDS encoding YihY/virulence factor BrkB family protein; this translates as MNSKVSHYVQQTERLLSRDIWELEHLGRKTARARLYMLLRVLTLTWQGLRRNNIPVQAAALTFYSLIGIGPLIALGIMISGFIIDQSPKDASGMARENLAIEALTNAIAFAAPQLELATESSDSPTAGSELGEEMKQLINGFIAKAQSGTVGVLGTLMLCVIGIQVLTSIEKSFNTLWGAERGRKLGERVVTYWTFMSLGAVLGAAALTLNVLPKVEAFMGKLPLGTLFTSLIQICSPIIAFIILTTLLAVFFRFIPNTPVQWKPAFIGATLVVVLLHLYNLLSFLYVQRVVDTRSLYGSVGIIIVLMLGLFTFWLLILLGGQVTYAVQNADFLTNENAWQRISERSKEVVSLGVLLCVAQRFQHGLPPIRSSELHQKLRVPSHILNTCVTRLCSLGYLYPVEGNTAEEERDRAYQAGKPVDSITLGRFKNDFESYGNNEGVDLVAETSPAIRSYLEDIVSLKDCGAAETKISDLVK
- a CDS encoding DUF4339 domain-containing protein; the encoded protein is MSDYYIRTPEDNESRGPFDVTKLRTLAEAGQLSENTLYYDEDKEEWIPIALNEALRLEIFPVREKLKLSLKEREASQNTSERDGENTVEVEDLLEAADGNTEQKRHLKKKEKSYQRAAALSSSGLGLMVLFSAVSLIMPHFAMVSQAIEEEAYATVVNYPFLMLGFFDFLMAIFLFLAVTEVYPLLRGRAMLTLGFGVYVGWALGDPLLMIASGGAGAGIFLATISRGLPSMLIALILGLGGNGFLAYLALQDRFKDFFEVVAFELITK
- a CDS encoding CPBP family intramembrane glutamic endopeptidase encodes the protein MEATQMPDLPLILATVLILATLGGSAVLWMMRIMKPKHQIIPDPGIHAWSIGWVNFLIFICALIFGITFTQVAGSIVFREQIKAADGELTPWLGVLAVLLLQAPMFAVYILLRRFAPGQFADRLNKNEISLWQAACIAVPAFIRGLPIIWLCSMPWSYLLEIFQQAGWIKEPEPQALVTLLASGGNPFAILLLVFCAVIVAPVVEETVFRGCIYRFFKSQTTLIPAQVISAVIFSCLHLNLLSFFPLVIVGFLLSRAYEAGGNLKTSIIFHACFNSFTLVILYLTSISEVIPKL